In Actinomycetota bacterium, the genomic stretch TCGCCAGAGTCTTCGAGCGGGTGCGGCAGGCCTGCGCCGACCCGCTGGTGGACGAGTTGAAGAGGCCGAAGCCCAAATGACCGAGGAGCAACCGGTGGTGGGGGAGCCGGGGGCCGTCAGGTACAGGTGCTCGCTGTGCGGCAACCTGACGCGCTTTGACGTGGTGGAGTCCAGGCGGACGCGGTCGTTCTACCACTTCACGATCGGGGGCCTGCTGAGGGTGGAGTCCGAGGAGGTCCTGGACCGCACCGTGGAAGAGGTCCTGTGCCGCTGGTGTGGGACGTCGTCGGGCGTCGAGCAGGTGGCAGCCCTGGAATCGGAGGCCTGACCCCGGCTCCATTCCCTGCTTCACGCGCTCCCCTAGTCAGTGGAGAGGGATGTCGCTCCCGCGACGACGCCCGCCTAGTGAGGTGGCTTGTCGTACCCCGCTCCTACCATGCGTACACGTGTTCGTGGTGGGACGAACGAGATTTCGTGGTGGGAGGAACGAGATGCTGATCGATTGCAGCGACTGCCAGATGCAGCACACGTCGCACTGCCGCGACTGCATCGTGACCGCGCTGATCGAGCCGGGCTCGGAATGCGATGCGGTCGTGATCGACGCGGACGAAGAACGCGCGCTGCGTGAGATGGCGCGCCAAGGGCTGGTTCCGGAGATCAGGATGAGGCGCCGACCGCACTCGGCCTGACAGCTCAAGGGTAAGGACGCTGGGGCACCCCAGTGTCAACTTATGTCCCTAGAGGACGCCTCGGCTCAAGCGTAAGCACGCTGGGGCACCCCAGTGTCAACTTATGTCTCTAGAGCGAGCCTCGGGTCGAGGGACAGAACGCTGGGGCACCCGAGCGTCCTGACCTCGGAATGCCCACCATCTGATGGGATGTCTCTAGAGAAAGTCGTGGAAGAGCGCTCGGTAAACGGTCCAGGGGGAATCCGGGTGCTCCACCAGGTCCAACCGCAGGTTGACCCTCCAGTGCAACTGCTCTTCGTTGAGCAGGCGGAACCCCGCTTCCTGGACTACGTGTATTACACCTCGTTGCCAATCGGTCAGGGCGCCGCCAGGGTCGATTGCACCCGCCCGGAAGACCGACTCGTCGGAGGTGTACACGACGCCGCCGTGCCCGGACACCTGCGTCGTCAGTCTCTGCATGACGGCGTAAGGAGCCACCCAGGACAGCTCCACGCCGCACGCCTCCTCCGACGACCTCACCTGGAAGTAGGTGCTCCTCAATCCGCTTTCGAGATGGGCGCCGGCACACAGCTCAATCGCCCCGAAGGCCTCGAGCGACTTCATGACTTCGCGGTAGATGGGGTCGTCGATCTTCTTGTACACGTCTCGCCAAGAGGGCTTGTCCAGCGAACCCAGTGCTGCCTCCAAGTCGCGGTGGATCTGCTCAAGCGAAACGCTCACGGTCGGTCCTCCGGCTGGCGGCGGGCGTGGGTCCAGTCAGTCTTCCGCAGTTGCTGAGGCGCGGGTCTGTACGGCGACCTCATGAGTGGGTACTAGACGGGATGGACCGGGCAGGTTCGAGGTGGTCCTCCGGAAGGCGCTGCATGAGGCTCAGAATGGGTGCGCCCTCCTCGGGAGACCTGCTCCCGGCGGCATGGGCCGAGCGGGACTGGAGTGGCGCAGGGCAGTGCTGAAGGCCGTTGTGGACCAGGTGGTGGTGGTGAAGCCGGGGGGCGCAGGGGTTCTGCCGGAGTCGGTTGAGATCCCGTGGTCGGCTTATATTGCGGGGTCGCCTCGGGGGCCACAGCTTCTTCGAGCCCGCACAGTGTGCGACCGCGACAGCGAGTTCCGCAGCCAGCCCGCACTAGTGCTGCCCGGCATCACTAGTAGAACCTCATTGTCCTAACCGGGCGACGCGCACGTCGTCTTCTCACTTACTGGCCGAGCCAGGCTCCAGCTGTTCGGGCAGCTCTACCTCACCCATGGCGCCGAACCTAGCTCCAGCGAACATGAGGGCTGATACCGGATTTGCATCGGTATGCCAGTAGAAGGCTTCGTGCACTGAGTTGATGGCGTTCCAGGCACGCCGACGAACCGTCACATTGATGGTGGTGTCCTCATGAAAGACACAACGAGTGTGACCGAGGCCGGAAAGGCGTCGGTACTGCGTGCACGGCACCATCCTAAGAACGCCAGCCACGAGTTCAGGTCGTCTTCCGAAAACAGCAGTGAAGTCAAAAACATTGCATCAGGAGGATCCCTTCTCCATTCGATTGGGACACCAAATACGTCTAGTGCTGGAGGTTCCTCCCTTGGGCTACCCCCTCGGGGCCTGTTTATGAACGCCCCCCTGCACTGAGCACAGGACTGCTACTTGAAGTTCCGTCCCGTAAGGGCTTCCAGAGCCCCGTATGATCGTGAGTCAGCACTCTCTGTGGGCAGGTGTGGGCTAGCCTGCGCATAAAACGCCCCCCTCTTCGCTGTGACACTGTCCGGTTATCCTCCAGGGGAAGGGACACTCACCACTCCCCCAACACTCACCGAGCCCCCGATCGTGCGGCGGATCATCGAGATCGAATCCCGATGATTCAACCACCGAAGTGGTCCGGCTCGGACCCCAGGCGCCCGACCAGCACCACCCCGTTTGCCAGCACCTCGTCGAGGGTCAGGGTCGCTACCTCGTGGGTCCACCCCTTGCCGTCGCGAGTCAGGTACGTGAGGGCGGCAGTGTCATCGGCGAAGTCGACTCCGAGAACGAGCTCGCCAGCGAGGCACTCCAGCCGGAACAGGAAGACCGTGGTGAGCCAGCGACGAGAGAACGTGAGGAGGTGGACCCCGGATAGTCGGTCCACCGAAGCGACCTCGCCCACAGCAAATCTGAACCGCTTGATCGCGCGGGGACCGAGAGTCGAGCGGCATACGGACTTCGCACGCCCAACGACCAGTTCGGAGTCCGGATCCCTCGAGGACCGCAGAATTCCGTGCAGTGAGCCAAGCCTCCTCAGCACGGGATGCACGCGCGCCGGATCGACCTGCGGCTCTGCCCAGGCCTCTGTCATCGCGCGGGCGTACAGAGGCTGCGTGGGGGTGCGGCCGACCAAATCGAAGTGCTCGTAGGCGAGGAGTTGCCGCGGGCACTGCTGGACCGCCCAGGTCGCATACTCGCAAGTCGGGCTCGAGCCGCCGAGAGATTCGATGACAGCGTCGGCTTCCCCGTGCCGGGTCGGCGTGGGCTCACCCGCCCGCACCCGAACCGTGTGCGTTCCTCCGAAGCAGTCGACGGCCACGTCGAAGCCGGGTGGGGCTCCACCCACCGCGTCCCACTCAAGTCCGGCCCCCCCAAGGCCACGAGCGGGCCCGGGGCGACCACGGCGGTCGTCCCTGGGTGTCATCCCGCCGGGAATCCGATTTGGCCTGGCGTCATCTCCTCCATCTCCGGCCGGGCCCTGGCAGGACCAACGCGCCGCGTTGGGTCCACGTCAGAACCGGAGCAGCTCGAACATACCGGCCAGGATTCGTTCCAGCCGACCAGCTCCTGCGGCGAAGGATCTCCTCGAGCTCAGTCCGATCCTCGTCTTGGTCTGGGTGGAGCTGGCCTGTCGTGCGTCGATTGTAGGTCAGGCCACTGGCTAAACCGCACGCTCCCTTGGAAGTTCCTGGCGCCGGTACTGCTGGCTGGAGTTGTCGCCTCGGTGGCATGCTCCACCTCAACCAACTGCACAGCGGATGCGAGATTCGGAGTGCAGGCCCGGGTGTTGGATGACAGGAAAGGTCAGCCAGGCCTCAATGGAGCGACGGTCACCATCGCCGATGGTTCCTACCGCGAGGTCGTTACCGTGGGAGATTCGGGAGAACCCCGCATCCACGTCAGCGGCGGCTCCAGTACGCAGTTGAAGCCTGTCGTGCGTGAAGGCCTAACGGTCGGCGGCGCGAACGAACGACCGGGGCGATATCTGGTGACTGTGACCAAGCCCGGGTACAGGGAGTGGTCGCGGCGGGTGGTGGTCAAGGAGGAGCCGTCCGGCTGCCATGTTGAGACTAGGGAGCTCGAGGTGCGGTTGGAGCCATTGCCGTGAAGGCCACAGGACAGGGGACGGTCGAGCCTCGAACTGCTCGCCTGCTGGGCGAGCGCCTAACGCAGGAGCACTTCGCTCAGATGCACGTCCTGCACTCAGACCCCGAGTTCATGTTGCACCTCGGAGGCGTTCGCTCGCCGACCCAGACGCACGAGTATCTGGATCGGAACATCGCGGAATGGGACCACAACGGCTTCGGGGTGTGGATCCTGCGCGACCTCGAGTCTGGTGAGTTCGTCGGCCGAGGGGGGCTCCGCGTTCTTCGGCTTGAGGAGACGGACGAGGTCGAGATCGGCTGGGGCCTCCGTCCCGCATTCTGGGGCTTGGGGCTAGCAACCGAGTTCGCACACGAATGCTTGCGCATCGCGAGGGACGAACTCCAGACCCCGACGGTCGTAGCCACCACGTCCAAGCAGAACCATGC encodes the following:
- a CDS encoding GNAT family N-acetyltransferase, translated to MKATGQGTVEPRTARLLGERLTQEHFAQMHVLHSDPEFMLHLGGVRSPTQTHEYLDRNIAEWDHNGFGVWILRDLESGEFVGRGGLRVLRLEETDEVEIGWGLRPAFWGLGLATEFAHECLRIARDELQTPTVVATTSKQNHASERVAERLGMVFEREVDLQGLALKLFRVRFDGPSNPRLQRGPVASRLDTAETQGP